One stretch of Procambarus clarkii isolate CNS0578487 chromosome 35, FALCON_Pclarkii_2.0, whole genome shotgun sequence DNA includes these proteins:
- the LOC138371368 gene encoding uncharacterized protein: MMTTETGATADPVHLGDSASSIMNKVQEITGLIPQKQLTVEDLRRMSEPVKRLVEAGRVLAVKRLVEAGRVLAVQEDQDGRRSARIILQDGQLYLHPLLRQPTPAHAHTLQLESSCTLGVP; encoded by the exons atgatgaccacagagacaggtgccacagctgaccccgtacacctgggagactcagcctccagcatcatgaataaagttcaAGAAATCACTGGACTGATCCCCCAGAAGCagttaaca gttgaggacctccgcaggatgagtgagcccgtcaagaggctggtggaggctggccgggtgttggccgtcaagaggctggtggaggctggccgggtgttggccgtccaggaagaccaagatggccgccgctccgccaggataattctacaagacggacagctgtacctccacccactcctgcgtcagcccacgcccgcccacgcccatACCCTCCAG TTGGAGTCCTCCTGCACCCTGGGCGTTCCTTGA